In Apis mellifera strain DH4 linkage group LG3, Amel_HAv3.1, whole genome shotgun sequence, one DNA window encodes the following:
- the LOC409653 gene encoding tRNA-splicing ligase RtcB homolog — MVVRQYQEELKFLEKITDTCWKIKKGFQPNMKVEGVFYVNNTLERLMFDELKNACRPGAVGGFLPGMKQIANVAALPGIVWRSVGLPDVHSGYGFAIGNMAAFDMNDPKSIVSPGGVGFDINCGVRLLRTNLFEEDVQPVKEQLAQSMFDHIPVGVGSKGIIPMNARDLEEALEMGMDWSLREGYIWAEDKEHCEEYGRMLNADSSKVSMRAKKRGLPQLGTLGAGNHYAEIQVVDEIYDKWAACKMGIEEKGQICVMIHSGSRGFGHQVATDALVQMEKAMKRDNIETNDRQLACAHIKSQEGQDYLKSMAAAANFAWVNRSSMTFLSRQAFAKQFRLSPDDLDMHVIYDVSHNIAKIEEHMVDGKQKTLLVHRKGSTRAFPPHHPLIPVDYQLTGQPVLIGGTMGTCSYVLTGTDQAMKETFGSTCHGAGRALSRAKSRRNLDYTDVLEKLERQGISIRVASPKLVMEEAPESYKNVTDVVNTCHAAGISRKCIKLRPIAVIKG; from the exons atggtaGTTCGACAATatcaagaagaattaaaattcttagaaaaaataaCTGATACATgctggaaaataaaaaaaggtttTCAACCTAATATGAAg gTTGAAGgtgttttttatgtaaataatacattGGAACGTTTAATGTttgatgaattgaaaaatgcaTGTAGACCAGGAGCAGTAGGTGGCTTTCTTCCAGGCATGAAACAAATTGCTAATGTTGCTGCCCTTCCTGGAATTGTTTGGAGATCTGTTGGATTACCTGATGTACATTCTGGATATGGTTTTGCTATTGGTAATATGGCAGCATTTGACATGAATGATCCAAAATCTATAGTATCACCTGGTGGAGTaggatttgatataaattgtgGAGTACGATTATTAAGAACTAATCTTTTTGAAGAGGATGTTCAACCTGTAAag GAACAACTTGCCCAAAGTATGTTTGATCATATTCCTGTTGGTGTTGGTTCAAAAGGAATTATACCTATGAATGCACGTGATTTAGAAGAAGCTTTAGAAATGGGAATGGATTGGTCCCTCAGAGAAG GTTATATTTGGGCAGAAGATAAAGAACATTGTGAAGAATATGGTAGAATGCTTAATGCAGATTCTTCAAAGGTATCAATGAGAGCTAAAAAACGTGGGCTTCCACAG ttaggAACATTAGGAGCAGGAAATCATTATGCTGAGATTCAAGTTGTagatgaaatttatgataaatgggCTGCATGCAAAATgggaattgaagaaaaaggtCAAATTTGTGTTATGATTCATTCTGGTAGCAGAGGATTTGGACATCAAGTTGCAActg ATGCTCTTGTACAAATGGAGAAAGCTATGAAACGAGACAATATTGAAACTAATGATAGACAATTAGCATGTGCTCATATCAAATCTCAAGAAGGTCAAGATTACCTAAAATCAATGGCCGCAGCCGCCAATTTTGCTTGGGTTAATAGAAGCTCTATGACATTTCTTAGTAGACAGGCATTTGCCAAGCAATTTCGATTATCTCCTGATGATTTAGATATGCATGTTATATATGATGTCTCtcataatattgcaaaaatagaAGAACATATGGTTGATGGAAAACAGAAAACACTTCTAGTACATAgaaaa gGATCAACAAGAGCATTTCCACCTCATCATCCTTTGATTCCTGTAGACTATCAATTAACAGGTCAACCTGTTTTAATTGGAGGTACTATGGGAACTTGTAGTTATGTTCTTACTGGAACTGATCAAGCTATGAAAGAAACATTTGGATCTACTTGTCATGGAGCA GGACGAGCTTTATCTAGAGCAAAGTCACGTAGAAACTTGGATTATACTGatgtattagaaaaattagaacgGCAAGGGATATCGATTAGAGTCGCTTCGCCTAAGTTAGTAATGGAAGAAGCACcagaatcttataaaaatgtaacggATGTTGTAAATACGTGTCATGCTGCAGGTATTTCGcggaaatgtataaaattaagacCGATTGCAGTTATCaaaggataa
- the LOC551042 gene encoding NADH dehydrogenase [ubiquinone] 1 alpha subcomplex subunit 6, which produces MATPLKATVKQVKPILSLTPIEARRRVISLYKTWYRQIPFILSNYDLPRTKKECQQKLKEEFKRNAHISDLRVIDLLLIKGQMELQEVCAQWKPPGTLLNYWKETHEPKPKDFMSKFLSGQD; this is translated from the exons ATGGCTACTCCTTTAAAAGCAACTGTGAAACAAGTTAAACCAATTTTATCATTGACTCCTATAGAAGCTCGAAGAAgagtaatatcattatataaaacatggtACCGacaaattccatttattt tgTCCAATTATGATTTGCCAAGGACAAAAAAAGAGTgtcaacaaaaattaaaggagGAATTTAAACGTAATGCTCATATAAGTGATTTAAGAGTAATTGATTTGTTACTTATTAAG GGACAAATGGAACTTCAAGAAGTTTGTGCTCAATGGAAACCACCTGGAACATTGTTGAATTATTGGAAGGAAACACATGAACCAAAGCCAAAAGATTTTATGTCAAAGTTTTTATCGGgtcaagattaa